From a region of the Brachionichthys hirsutus isolate HB-005 chromosome 9, CSIRO-AGI_Bhir_v1, whole genome shotgun sequence genome:
- the smim7 gene encoding small integral membrane protein 7, whose protein sequence is MIGDLLIFGTLLVNAGAVLNFKLKKKESQGFEDVSRAPTTGDNIREFLLSLRYFRIFIALWNIFMMFCMVLLFGS, encoded by the exons ATGATTGGCGATCTATTAATTTTCGG AACCTTACTAGTGAATGCAGGAGCGGTGCTGAATTTTAAGCT CAAAAAGAAGGAGTCCCAAGGATTTGAGGATGTGTCGAGAGCGCCaaccacag GTGACAACATCAGAGAGTTTCTGCTCAGCCTGCGATACTTTCGGATATTCATCGCTCTGTGGAACATATTCATGATGTTCTGTATGGTCCT ATTGTTTGGATCATAA